The following is a genomic window from Butyricimonas faecihominis.
TTCTTGCTCCAGCGTAAAGGTATTAAATTTATCGGTAACAATAGCTCGTGCAGGCTCGTTTCGTGTCAGGGCATGAAGGTGGAAAATCAAGGAACGCGCGGGGGTATACATAGAGCCTTTTTTCTTGACAAAAGTAATAAATAATGGAATTCCTGCCAGTTTTCGTGTAAGATGCTGGTTATCTTCACTGTAGGTTAACGTCACCTTCGGTAGTCATTCGGTAAGTGTTCGACAAGTGTTCGATAAGTGTTCGACAAGTGTTCGATGTAAAAGCGAACACTTACCATGCATGATTTGGTAATTTAACGAAAATTTAGTATATTTGTTGTTAAGGTGCCTTTAAGCATTGTTGGAGGATTACAGGAACGTTTAACAAGGAGGTGTTATGAAAAAGAAGAAAAAAATCACGCGGCCGGCCGGCAAGCGACCGGAAACCACCCGTTGCGACGGGGTGACCACGTACTACCGGAAAGGTAAAGTATGCCATTGCAGTAGCAAACGCCCCCCCGGGTCGAGGGAGGAACGTGACCGCCGCCGCGCCGCCCGTACCTTGAACCAGCGCCAGCGGTCCAGCGTGTTCGCCCTCGTGTCGCGGCTCGTGAAAATCCTCACGCGAAAGCTGCGGGACCTCAACGCGTGGGTGTCCCTCGCGAAGGCAACGAACATGACTCCCGCGAATCTCTGCCACAAGGTCAACGGCACCGCGTGCGACGAGAACGGCGTGGCGAACTTCCGCGCCTTTATATTCAGCGTCGGGTGGCTCGCCGTGCCGCTCTTCACCCGCGTCACCCGTCGCGGCTGGGAGATCACCATCGAGTGGCGACCCCACGGCGTCCCCAACGAGACGAGGGACAAGGATACGCTTGTCATCGGCTACTTCTACGATTCCTTGCCCGACGCGCCCCGCGTGCTTCACTTGCCCAACGTCACCCGTGCCGGACGGGTAGCCACGTTCACGCTGCCCGATCCCGTGACGGCAACCGGCAAGCCCCTCTCCCCGGACGAGATTGTCCACCTTTATCCCTACGTGGCGGGTTTCGGGCAGGACGAGTTTTCCACTTCCGTCTATCTCCGTGTCGCCCGCGACGTTGACGAGATTCTAGGGTGAGATCGCACCTTGAATGTTTTCCTAGTTTATAAACCTTATAAACCCTAAAATTCCGAGGTAAAGTGGAACACCAGTTTCTTGTAATTCACTTGCGCCATTTGCAGCATGTACTGTGATTCGGCGAGAAATACGTCACGACCCCACTTGTCCTTGGCCATGTACTGTGCCTTGTGGAGACGGAAATCTTCCAATTCCTTCGGGTCGAGAGCCTCGATCCAGCAAGCCTTGTAAAGATTGATATTTTCCCAGCGACAGGCGGCGCTGTACTCGTGCAGCAAACGGTACTCGATAACCTCGAACTGGAGCGCACCTACGGTTCCAATAATCTTACGATTGTTGAACTGGTTCGTGAATAATTGGGCCACCCCTTCGTCCATGAGCTGGTCGATACCCTTGGCCAGTTGCTTGGATTTCATGGGATCAGCGTTCTCGATGTATTTGAAGAGTTCCGGGGAGAAACTGGGAATACCCTTGAAATGAAGTTTCTCGCCTTCCGTCAGCGTGTCACCGATCTTGAAGTTACCCGTGTCGTGAAGACCCACGATGTCACCGGGGTACGCCTCGTCGATAATGGATTTCTTGGATGCCATGAACGCCGTGGGGGTGGAGAACTTGAGGTTCTTGCCCAAGCCGACGTGCAGGTAGTTGGTGTTACGTCGGAACACGCCGGAACACACTTTCACGAAGGCGATACGGTCGCGGTGGTTGGGGTCCATGTTGGCGTGGATCTTGAAGACAAAACCGGTGAATTTCTCCTCGTCCGGTTGCACGAGACGCTCGTCCGTCTCGCGGGGAAGCGGGCTGGGAGCGATTTCGATGAAACAATCCAGCATCTCGCGGATACCGAAGTTGTTCAGTGCCGATCCGAAGAACACGGGGGCCAGTTGCCCGTCAAGGTATGCCTCCCGGTCGATGGCGGGGTACACTTCCCGAACGAGTTCGAGGTCTTCCCGCAACTTGTCGGCCGAGCGTTCACCAATATGCTCGTCGAGTTCGCCGGAATTGATGTCGTTGATCTCAATGCCATCCTGAATGGTCTGCACGCTTGCCGAGTAGAGGCAAAGGTTCTCGCGGTGTATGTTGTAAATACCCTTGAACTGGTCACCGTTACCGATGGGCCAGCTTAACGGGGTGACTTGTATTTGCAACTCTTTCTCGATCTCGTCCAGCAGGTCGAACGGGTCCTGACCGGGGCGGTCAAGTTTGTTGATAAACACGATGACCGGGGTTTTGCGCATCCGGCACACTTGCATCAGCTTGCGGGTCTGCGTCTCCACGCCTTTCGCTGAGTCAACGACGATAATCACGCTGTCGCAGGCCGTCAGCACGCGAAACGTGTCCTCGGCGAAGTCTTGGTGACCGGGGGTGTCAAGAATGTTGATCTTCACGTCCTTGTACTCGAAACCCATGACGGAAGTGGCCACGGAGATCCCTCTCTGGCGCTCGATCTCCATGAAGTCGGAGGTGGCCGTTTTCTTGATCTTGTTCGACTTCACGGCTCCCGCCACGTGTATGGCGCCACCGAAAAGCAATAATTTCTCCGTTAAGGTCGTTTTACCCGCGTCGGGGTGACTGATGATACCGAACGTGCGTCGTTTTAATATTTCTTCCTTGAAACCCATGCTGATTACGTGTTTTTTTTAGCGGGTGCAAAGATAGGAAAAGGAATTCAGAATTGAAAATATGGAGGGATAGGATTGAAAATAAGGATTATTTTTCTTAAATTTGTGGAATATGGGGCGTTTCGTGAGGTAAAAGTGTAATTTAATTGCAATTATGAGAAGATGTATTTTTACTATCGTAATAGTAGGTTTTATGTGTGGATGCGAGAATGTTTTTGATGATGCTATCTTGAGTATGGATGAAGAGAAAATAGGCTTAACAAGTAATTCCGTTATTCCTCCTCCGATTACAAATAATTTTGTTGATTCATTTAGGTTTGCATTTGAAAGTGTTCAAATTATATTTAATTTAGAAACAGAATATGAACATTGGTATCTTGATAATCAGTTAACACAGATGGATCCGGTAGTAGTGATTACACGACCTCAATTTTTATTGCGTCAATTTTATATCAAAAAAGAAAAAATTCGGGAGTATGATTGGAATGGATACCTTTTAATCGCTTTACATGAATGGTATCATATAGAGTATGGTTGTGGAGATAACGAAAGGGATCATGAACGAATGCTAACGGATGTTGTCTATCACAGGTGGATTCAAAGAATTTTTGGTTGTAGAGAGAATCTTGCGAAGTATTTTGTTTATATCGGGTTTGAAGATACTGAAAAGTATAAGGCTTTAAGCGATGAAGAAAAAATGCTTGTGGAGTTGATTAAAGTAAATTTTAGAATTAAAAAATAGAAAAATGATTAAACTGCTTACTTTGTTAATGCTTTTGGTTGAAGGCTCGGAACGGGATTCGACAGGTTGTGACGGAACAGGTATTCCGGCTTGTTTACAGGAATATTTCCAACACGTGAAGGATAGCGTGAGAGAGCCGGATTTGAATGATGTTTTTATGGTGGTTAGCCCCGTGGAGAAGGGAAAGGGTGTTTATCGGGTGACGTGGAACGATACGATGCAGTTTACGACGCCATCGATCGAGTATCATCTCGAAACAAAGGGATATTATTTCATGCTTGATCATGTTAATATTGACGGTAGCAAGATTGTTCACTCAAACTATCGGGGAAAGGGAGAAAAGCCGTTAGCCCTACCAAGATTTTCGGTACGGACGTTACCTAAGACATTTTTGTCGAAGGTAAAGGTTATGGATTTGAATAAACGATTCGAGGAAATGAAAGGGAGTAAAGAGAAGATGTTAGAGTTCAAGGAAGAGTTCGAGAAAAAACGAATATGGGTAGTAGATGAGACTTTTATGACGGGTGATTTAATCAGACTGGTTGAAACGAGTTTTGCATTCGTGACTATTTAAGAGTGTGATAAATCGAGTGAGAGGGGTAGGTGTGTTTGAAGGCGGCTTTTGATACACCTCTTTCTTTTTGTTGGAGAATGTCGTGGTTCGGGAAAAAAGAAGTACTTTTGTAATAGTTCGTGTCATTTTAATGAAAAAGAGACTATGGAAAAGTATATAGGAGCGCACGTGAGTGCATCGGGAGGAGTGGAGAACGCGCCGTTGAACGCCCGCGAAATCGGGGCGACGGCTTTTGCCTTATTCACGAAGAACCAGCGGCAGTGGAAGGCGGCACCGCTGACGGCGGAGAGTATCGCACTGTTCAAAGAACGCTGCGAGGAATTCGGGTACACGCCTCGACAGATATTGCCGCACGACAGTTATTTGATTAATCTCGGTAACCCGGATGCGGATGCGCTGGAGAAGTCGCGGGAGGCTTTCCTCGACGAGATGCAGCGCTGCGAGCAGTTGGGGTTGGATCGGTTGAATTTTCACCCCGGCAGTACGTTGAAGAAGATCAGCGACGAGGAATGTCTGGCGCTGATCGCGGAGTCGATCAACCTGACGCTGGATAAGACCCGCGGCGTGACGGCGGTGATCGAGAACACGGCGGGACAGGGATCGAATCTCGGCTACACGTTCGAGCAGATCGCCTATATTATCGACCGGGTGGAGGACAAGAGCCGGGTGGGCGTCTGCATTGATACCTGCCATTCTTTCGCCGCGGGTTACGATTTGGCGACATCGGGAGGATTCACCGAGACGTTCGAGCATTTCGACAACGTGATCGGGTTCAAGTACCTGCGGGGAATGCACCTGAACGATGCTAAAAAAGAGCTGGGTTCACGGGTGGACCGCCACGATAGTTTGGGAAAAGGAACGTTGGGCATAGAGCCTTTCAAGTGGATCATGGAGGACGAACGGTTTGACGGTATACCATTGATACTGGAAACGCCGGACGAGGCGTTGTGGCCGGAGGAAATACGGATGTTGAAGGGTTTCGTGAAATGATACCGGTGCGTGCGTCTGTGAAATGGTTGTTGACGGCGGTGGTTGTCCTTTCGGAGATACCTCTCGTGGCACAAGTCTTGCCGGGGGAAGAGGGTATGCTTGAACGGGGAGGGCGCCTCCCCGGTGAGGTGAGCATGGAGGCGCTTGTCGACAGCGTGGCCCGGTGGGGGCGGACGGAACGGGAGAAAGTGATCGTGCTGGCGGGATGGTTCCGTGAGTACATGGCGATTGACGCCGGGAAGTTCCTCACGGGAGGGCCGGACGGGGATTACCGCGAGGTGTTGAAGGAGAGGAAAGGAATTTGCGGGGATTTCACGGGGTTGTTCGGGGAGTTATGCAACAGGCTGGGGATCGAGAACGAGCGGGTGGAAGGGTACGTGGCGGAGGATGGTCGGGAGCGTGGGGAAACGTGTCGCCGGACGAATCACGTGTGGAATGCCGTGCAAGTGGCGGGAGAGTGGTGGCACGTCGATATGATGTGGGCCGTGGGAGCGTTGGGGAGAGATGCGGCGGGGGAATGGGTGTTCAGACGGCACTGGAACCCGGAGTACGTGTTGACGCGGGGAGAGCAATTTCTGACCACTCACATGCCGGCTGATCCGGCGTGGCAGTTGACCGACAGGCCGTACGCCATGGACGCGTTTATCGAGGGGAATTTGACGGAGGGTGAGCGGGGAGATTATTATAATTACACGGATAGTATCGCGGCCTTCCGGCGCTTGCCGAGGGATGAACGACAGATGCTTTTTGCCCGGCGGGCGAACCGTTTTAACCCGCGGAACAAGGAGGTGATGGCGGTGACATACTATAACGAGGCGGTTTTCCTGTTGAATTATAACCGGAAGACGCAGGCCGTGTTGACCCGGGCGAGGGCGTATTTCAGGATCGCGGAAGAGTACGCTAGGGATTTGCCCGGCGTGAAAGAGAGTATTGACGAGGGACTCCGGAACGTGGAGGCTCTAATTAAATAGAGGATGAAAATATTACATACTTCAGACTGGCACCTTGGAAAGCGGTTGAATGACCGGGAGCGTGCCGGAGAGCAAGTGGCCGTGATGGACGAGATTGTGCGGGTGGCTGACGAGGAGGCCGCGGATGCGGTGATCGTGGCGGGGGACTTGTTCGACACGTTTAACCCACCCGTGGAGGCGATCGAGTTGCTTTACCGCACGTTGCATCGGTTGGCACGGGGCGGGCAGCGTTTGGTGGTGGCTATTGCCGGGAATCACGATTCACCGGACCGGGTGGATTCGCCCGACGTGCTGGCACGGGAGAGCGGGATTTTCTTTGCCGGGAACCCGATGATCGTGTCGCAGGAGACGCGAACGGAAGGCGGGGTGACGTTGGTCCGGTCGGACGAGGGGTTTGCCGAGTTCCGATTGCCGGGGTTCGATTACCCGTTGCGGGTGCTACTTACCCCTTACACGAACGGGCAACGGGCCAAACGCTACATGGGCACGGAGGATGCCGACGAGGGGTTGCGGGTTTTCCTGCGGGATCATTGGGCAGGGTTGGCCAACAAGTATTGCGACACGGAGGGGGTGAACCTGTTGGTGGCCCATCTTTTCATGGCGAGGGAGGGCGGTGAGTTGCCCGAAGAGCCGGAGGACGAGCGACCGATCAATATCGGTGGTGCCGATGTCATCTATACTTCGTTGATTCCTCCCGCCATGCAGTACGCCGCGCTGGGACACCTGCATCGCTGGCAAACGGTGGACACGGAGCCTTGTCCCGCAGTATATAGCGGTAGTCCCTTGAGTTACAGTTTCAGCGAGGCCGAGCAGGATAAATACGTGACGCTCGTGGACCTTGAACCGGGATGTCCGGCTCGTGTCACGAAGCGTCGGCTGACGAGCGGGCGTCCCTTGGTGCGTGGCCGTTTCGAGGGGGTGGAGGCTGCCTTGCAATGGCTCGCGGAACATCTCGACACGTGGGTAGAACTGACCGTTGCCACGGATATTTTCCTTACGGCTCAAGAAGTGAAATCTCTGCACGCCGCGCATGACGGTATTGTTTGTATCATCCCGGATGTGCGTGACGCTTCTCTCGTGAACGATCGTGTGGCTTCTATCCACGACTTGCGCTCGGACGTTAACGCCCTCTTTGCCGAGTACTTCCGCCAGCGCAAGGGACAGGAACCGAATGAAGAAATCAGGTCGCTTTTCCGCGAGGCGTTGTCGATGGATGGCGATTCGAGGAAAAGTGACAGTTAAAAGATAAAAGTTAAAAACTAAAAGATGAAACTTTCTAAATTATCCCCCGTGGTTGTCTTCGGTAAGTTACAAGTTCTATCATTTTCAATTTTCAATTTCCTATGTTGCCCGTTAAATTAACTCTTGAAGGTATTTACTCCTACCGGGAGCGCCAGACGATAGATTTTACCCGCTTGACGGAAGCCCGGTTGTTCGGGATATTCGGTCCGGTGGGGAGCGGAAAATCGACGATATTGGAGGCGATGATCTATGCCATTTACGGTACGATTGACCGTTTGAATAATGACGTGAAATATAACGTGATGAACCTGCAATCCGACCGCCTGTTCGTGGACTTCGAGTTCCGGGCGGGAGAGGACGGACGATTGTACCGGGCGACGGTAGAGTGCAGGCGGAACAAGAAGAGGTTCGCTGACGTGAGTTCGCCGAAGTACCTTTACCACGTGTGGGAGGGCGACGAGTGGTTGCCCTGTATGCGGGAAGAAGTGGTCGGGGCGATCGGGCTGACGGCACAGAATTTCAAACGGGTGGTGATTATCCCGCAGGGGAAGTTTCAGGAGTTCCTGATGTTGCGGGACAAGGAGCGTACCGATATGATGATGGAGCTTTTCGGGGAACTCCGGCGCTATGATCTGGGTGGGCGAGT
Proteins encoded in this region:
- a CDS encoding exonuclease SbcCD subunit D, coding for MKILHTSDWHLGKRLNDRERAGEQVAVMDEIVRVADEEAADAVIVAGDLFDTFNPPVEAIELLYRTLHRLARGGQRLVVAIAGNHDSPDRVDSPDVLARESGIFFAGNPMIVSQETRTEGGVTLVRSDEGFAEFRLPGFDYPLRVLLTPYTNGQRAKRYMGTEDADEGLRVFLRDHWAGLANKYCDTEGVNLLVAHLFMAREGGELPEEPEDERPINIGGADVIYTSLIPPAMQYAALGHLHRWQTVDTEPCPAVYSGSPLSYSFSEAEQDKYVTLVDLEPGCPARVTKRRLTSGRPLVRGRFEGVEAALQWLAEHLDTWVELTVATDIFLTAQEVKSLHAAHDGIVCIIPDVRDASLVNDRVASIHDLRSDVNALFAEYFRQRKGQEPNEEIRSLFREALSMDGDSRKSDS
- a CDS encoding transglutaminase domain-containing protein, producing the protein MIPVRASVKWLLTAVVVLSEIPLVAQVLPGEEGMLERGGRLPGEVSMEALVDSVARWGRTEREKVIVLAGWFREYMAIDAGKFLTGGPDGDYREVLKERKGICGDFTGLFGELCNRLGIENERVEGYVAEDGRERGETCRRTNHVWNAVQVAGEWWHVDMMWAVGALGRDAAGEWVFRRHWNPEYVLTRGEQFLTTHMPADPAWQLTDRPYAMDAFIEGNLTEGERGDYYNYTDSIAAFRRLPRDERQMLFARRANRFNPRNKEVMAVTYYNEAVFLLNYNRKTQAVLTRARAYFRIAEEYARDLPGVKESIDEGLRNVEALIK
- a CDS encoding peptide chain release factor 3 encodes the protein MGFKEEILKRRTFGIISHPDAGKTTLTEKLLLFGGAIHVAGAVKSNKIKKTATSDFMEIERQRGISVATSVMGFEYKDVKINILDTPGHQDFAEDTFRVLTACDSVIIVVDSAKGVETQTRKLMQVCRMRKTPVIVFINKLDRPGQDPFDLLDEIEKELQIQVTPLSWPIGNGDQFKGIYNIHRENLCLYSASVQTIQDGIEINDINSGELDEHIGERSADKLREDLELVREVYPAIDREAYLDGQLAPVFFGSALNNFGIREMLDCFIEIAPSPLPRETDERLVQPDEEKFTGFVFKIHANMDPNHRDRIAFVKVCSGVFRRNTNYLHVGLGKNLKFSTPTAFMASKKSIIDEAYPGDIVGLHDTGNFKIGDTLTEGEKLHFKGIPSFSPELFKYIENADPMKSKQLAKGIDQLMDEGVAQLFTNQFNNRKIIGTVGALQFEVIEYRLLHEYSAACRWENINLYKACWIEALDPKELEDFRLHKAQYMAKDKWGRDVFLAESQYMLQMAQVNYKKLVFHFTSEF
- the nfo gene encoding deoxyribonuclease IV, which produces MEKYIGAHVSASGGVENAPLNAREIGATAFALFTKNQRQWKAAPLTAESIALFKERCEEFGYTPRQILPHDSYLINLGNPDADALEKSREAFLDEMQRCEQLGLDRLNFHPGSTLKKISDEECLALIAESINLTLDKTRGVTAVIENTAGQGSNLGYTFEQIAYIIDRVEDKSRVGVCIDTCHSFAAGYDLATSGGFTETFEHFDNVIGFKYLRGMHLNDAKKELGSRVDRHDSLGKGTLGIEPFKWIMEDERFDGIPLILETPDEALWPEEIRMLKGFVK